Proteins found in one Miscanthus floridulus cultivar M001 chromosome 4, ASM1932011v1, whole genome shotgun sequence genomic segment:
- the LOC136549702 gene encoding LOW QUALITY PROTEIN: type I inositol polyphosphate 5-phosphatase 2-like (The sequence of the model RefSeq protein was modified relative to this genomic sequence to represent the inferred CDS: deleted 1 base in 1 codon), which yields MMRDQRRKQSEPFWPSMVMKKWLNIRPKLNDFSEDEFDTGGEDNDGSNSGDDNFFEIHGNVKYMISKSSGEKTIPLRRLQRRKSESLHVSYISNKDVRVMIGTWNVAGRVPSDDLDLDQWLCTQEPADLYVLGFQEVVPLSAGNVLGAEDSRPIQKWEALIRQTLNRSQQTKTICKSYSAPLSPLLRPVASGDGHEYTKSKPEDKVTGSLTQLRDWQTSKSKLHRNRFDETSSLEWPEYPLDTPSKVLVSGTGLRRVMSLGLFSSNFVENPRGLELQDVDLHAGMRRQYHSSGNLSMLWSEQQKNLDVLNSLDQLSDLVSEEDSTFDDTVEDCATLGKRESSKHRANYVRIVSKQMVGIYVSVWVSQKLRRHVNNLEVSPIGVGLLGYMGNKGSISISMTLFQTRLCFVCSHLASGHKSGDQQKRNADVYEILQRTRFSSLFAAGRPQKIPSHDQIFWFGDLNYRIDLPDSEVRYLVAMKKWDDLLKSDQLTKELISGNTFLGWKEGLINFPPTYKYERNSTRYVGELHNEAEKKRSPAWCDRVIWLGKGTKQLSYWSSGLNLSDHRPVSAVFLVEVEVFNQQKLERVLNFNPGFV from the exons ATGATGAGAGACCAAAGAAGAAAACAGTCAGAG CCATTTTGGCCCTCAATGGTGATGAAAAAATGGCTAAACATCAGGCCGAAGTTAAATGATTTCAGCGAAGACGAGTTTGATACAGGTGGCGAAGACAATG ATGGTAGTAACTCTGGAGATGATAACTTCTTTGAGATACATGGAAATGTCAAATACATGATTAGCAAATCATCAG GAGAAAAAACAATTCCTCTGCGAAGGCTTCAGAGAAGGAAATCAGAGAGTTTACATGTTAGCTACATCAGTAACAAAGATGTGAG GGTGATGATAGGAACATGGAATGTTGCTGGAAGAGTGCCTAGTGATGACCTTGATCTTGATCAGTGGCTTTGTACCCAAGAGCCAGCAGACTTGTATGTTTTAGG TTTCCAGGAAGTTGTCCCATTAAGCGCTGGTAATGTCTTGGGAGCAGAGGACAGTAGACCAATACAGAAATGGGAAGCTCTTATCCGCCAAACACTTAACAGGTCTCAGCAAACCAAGACAATCTGCAAAAGCTACAGTGCTCCACTCTCACCGTTACTTAGACCTGTTGCTTCAGGCGATGGGCATGAATATACAAAATCCAAACCTGAAGATAAAGTGACAGGAAGTTTAACTCAGCTTAGAGATTGGCAAACTAGTAAGAGTAAGCTTCATCGCAACAGGTTCGATGAGACCAGTTCATTGGAGTGGCCAGAATATCCACTCGACACTCCATCAAAGGTTTTGGTATCAGGTACAGGATTGAGGCGAGTCATGAGCTTGGGGTTATTTAGCTCCAACTTTGTAGAAAACCCTCGAGGTCTTGAGCTCCAGGATGTAGATTTGCATGCTGGGATGAGAAGGCAGTATCATAGCTCGGGAAATCTTAGCATGTTATGGTCTGAACAGCAGAAGAATCTTGATGTTCTAAATTCGCTTGATCAGTTATCTGATTTGGTGTCAGAAGAAGACTCAACTTTTGATGACACTGTTGAGGACTGTGCTACTCTTGGGAAAAGAGAATCTTCCAAGCATCGTGCAAATTATGTGCGCATTGTTAGCAAACAAATGGTTGGAATATATGTTTCTGTATGGGTTTCCCAAAAATTGAGGCGACATGTTAACAACTTGGAGGTATCACCG ATTGGGGTTGGACTTTTGGGATACATGGGCAACAAG GGATCGATTTCCATCAGCATGACTCTTTTCCAAACTCGATTGTGCTTTGTCTGCTCTCATCTTGCATCTGGTCATAAATCAGGGGATCAACAAAAAAGGAACGCTGATGTTTATGAGATTTTACAAAGAACAAGGTTTTCTTCCTTGTTTGCTGCTGGTCGTCCACAAAAGATTCCTTCTCATGA TCAAATTTTCTGGTTCGGGGATCTTAACTACCGCATTGACCTGCCTGATTCTGAAGTACGATATCTGGTGGCTATGAAGAAGTGGGATGATCTTTTGAAGTCAGATCAG CTAACGAAGGAGCTAATAAGTGGAAATACTTTTCTTGGTTGGAAGGAAGGCTTGATTAACTTCCCACCAACTTACAAGTATGAAAGGAATTCAACCAGATATGTTGGTGAGCTTCATAATGAAGCAGAGAAAAAAAGATCTCCAGCATG GTGCGATCGTGTAATATGGTTGGGGAAGGGTACCAAACAACTATCATATTGGAGCTCCGGTTTGAACCTCTCAGATCACCGCCCAGTCAGCGCCGTCTTCTTGGTCGAAGTTGAAGTGTTCAATCAACAAAAACTTGAAAGGGTCTTGAACTTCAATCCTGGATTCGTTTAA
- the LOC136549703 gene encoding uncharacterized protein, giving the protein MAAAGDQPETVEVTLRAVGPSRPTTLRLPPLLSVAELRGRVARERRLAGTEEVRLRLVLRGKTLPHQDDTHVNLRDGDTLIVAVAPKPPANHLLDDDDEEEEEEELKFKIPQTTTLWKRKIFMFLRDKLRLPDIILMALFSLSMKAWIIIAMWFLLAPIAQKYDVGPLYILGTGFLIILLNLGRRQQGDVSAYSIFNEDFRELPGTLNADRIDRDIRAGQF; this is encoded by the exons ATGGCCGCCGCCGGCGACCAGCCGGAGACTGTGGAGGTGACGCTGCGCGCCGTCGGCCCGTCCCGCCCAACGACCCTCCGCCTCCCTCCGCTTCTCTCG GTCGCCGAGCTTCGCGGCCGCGTCGCGCGCGAACGCCGTCTGGCAGGCACAGAAGAGGTTCGACTCCGCCTGGTCCTGAGAGGGAAAACGCTCCCGCACCAAGACGATACCCATGTCAATCTCCGCGATGGGG ATACTCTAATAGTGGCCGTGGCGCCTAAGCCTCCTGCTAATCATCTCcttgatgatgacgatgaggaggaagaagaggaagaactg AAGTTCAAAATACCACAAACGACAACCTTGTGGAAGAGGAAAATTTTTATGTTTCTTCGAGACAAGTTGAGATTACCTG ATATCATTTTGATGGCCCTGTTTTCTCTCAGTATGAAAGCATGGATTATCATTGCAATGTGGTTCCTATTGGCACCGATTGCTCAGAAGTACGACGTTGGACCTTTATAT ATACTTGGTACCGGTTTCTTGATCATACTTCTTAATCTCGGGAGACGGCAACAAGGTGATGTTAG TGCATACTCCATATTCAACGAAGATTTTAGGGAGCTGCCAGGAACACTTAATGCAGATCGCATTGATCGAGATATCCGGGCAGGTCAATTTTAA